A single genomic interval of Pomacea canaliculata isolate SZHN2017 linkage group LG5, ASM307304v1, whole genome shotgun sequence harbors:
- the LOC112565216 gene encoding LOW QUALITY PROTEIN: phosphatidylethanolamine-binding protein homolog F40A3.3-like (The sequence of the model RefSeq protein was modified relative to this genomic sequence to represent the inferred CDS: deleted 2 bases in 1 codon), whose translation METFQAEGVCKDVIDNPPPNILTVKYPGGIDVTPGMVLTPTQVKDKPDVSFNADPDSYYTLIMHDPDAPSRQTLSFGEIQHWLVVNIPGGDVTKGEEMTAYRGSGPSEGTGLHRYIFLVYRQSGKQEFDIPLIPFNRRQARRNHKVRTLVVRYGLQELVAGNFYQAEYDDYVPIARSTLVD comes from the exons ATGGAAACTTTCCAAGCAGAGGGTGTATGCAAGGATGTCATAGACAATCCGCCCCCAAACATTCTCACG gTCAAATACCCAGGTGGCATTGATGTTACCCCAGGAATGGTGCTGACTCCCACACAGGTCAAAGATAAGCCTGATGTCAGTTTTAATGCTGATCCTGATTCATACTACACTCTAATTATGCATG ATCCAGATGCACCTAGTAGGCAG ACTCTCAGTTTCGGAGAAATTCAGCATTGGTTGGTGGTCAACATTCCTGGGGGAGATGTCACCAAAGGAGAAGAGATGACTGCATATAGAGGCTCGGGGCCTTCAGAAGGAACAG GCCTTCATCGGTACATATTTTTGGTTTACCGCCAGTCAGGAAAACAGGAGTTTGATATACCCTTGATCCCATTCAACCGCAGACAGGCTCGCAGAAATCACAAAGTGCGGACACTGGTGGTCAGATATGGGCTACAGGAGCTTGTGGCTGGCAATTTTTACCAGGCAGAATATGACGATTATGTTCCCATTGCAAGGTCAACTTTAGTTGACTGA
- the LOC112565214 gene encoding ubiquitin thioesterase zranb1-like: MSVGGGSSSSMNGSGCIGVSPEAKKWACEYCTYENWPASKRCTLCRGPRPPHLITDTVNEEQDIYKMAALVWPNNTECCAGEGSSSGTTSAAGSSTKWACHMCTFLNWPRALRCTQCLTPRRKTSPTHPTSCIMQPVSINVNIAECSPISVGSGSSSGGSGRSTPKRNSPSSPEAAKEMNNDINKTLGSIGKSSSSVAPSVQACKWTCRVCTYENWPRTPKCTICGTARGRTLSDSNIHSSISMPGPCTIPAATTASCPQMAVGSVGAGMPMVSAETLEAAKRRGCMSPGSPRSPEGLDGKNQEVAGAGMAVGAGSATMDDRKLKLLRQRLRDKDWLWLNACQGVVDGDPNAIEAFIAAGGNPSRQLTADEVLLLARPSAFETGHTLVHLALRFRRDDLLAVLLTATDAAAKTVKRLPCHASPDIASDIRREIASSLRQRKGDFPCYFFTDCVTFALPADIDDLPRHTQDQLFDEVLDRDVQSELEAEESIINWSMELSERLGSRLYALWNRTAGDCLLDSVLQATWGVFDVDNTLRRALADSLTEGAMTFYPRWKEYESKQAESLHFSLDEYQWQRDWAVVLSLASQPGASLEQTHIFALAHILRRPIIVYGVKYVKSFRGETLGLAKFQGVYLPLLWECSFCWKTPVALGYTRGHFSALVSMEMDLDDGMGAGANLEGSDEDQVAYLPLVDCEGKLLELHFLSGSEVGREEILLREWLDCYVTKGGLLVALQRRGRQPMAVKQMVDEWLDRYRQLAASQAGPASAQLGMTPHTFSSDGESDQE, from the exons ATGAGTGTTGGGGGCGGCAGTTCTAGCAGTATGAATGGGTCAGGCTGCATAGGAGTCAGTCCAGAGGCAAAGAAGTGGGCTTGTGAGTACTGTACATATGAGAACTGGCCTGCCTCCAAGCGCTGCACCCTGTGCCGTGGTCCACGCCCACCCCATCTCATTACAGACACCGTCAATGAGGAGCAGGACATCTACAAGATGGCAGCCTTAGTCTGGCCAAACAATACTGAGTGTTGTGCAGGAGAAGGGAGTTCTTCAGGCACTACTTCTGCTGCAGGCAGCAGTACCAAGTGGGCTTGTCACATGTGCACATTTCTCAACTGGCCTCGAGCCCTACGCTGCACCCAGTGCCTCACCCCTCGGCGGAAGACCTCCCCAACTCACCCCACTTCTTGCATCATGCAGCCAGTCAGCATTAATGTCAACATTGCCGAATGTAGCCCCATAAGCGTAGGCTCTGGAAGCAGCAGTGGAGGCAGTGGACGCAGTACCCCAAAACGCAACTCTCCAAGTTCCCCAGAGGCAGCCAAAGAGATGAACAATGACATTAATAAGACCTTAGGGTCTATAGGGAAAAGTTCATCATCAGTTGCCCCATCTGTCCAAGCTTGTAAATGGACGTGCAGAGTGTGCACATATGAGAACTGGCCTCGGACCCCCAAGTGCACTATTTGTGGCACAGCACGAGGCAGGACTCTCTCAGATTCCAACATTCACAGCTCCATTTCCATGCCCGGACCTTGTACCATTCCTGCCGCAACAACAGCTTCATGTCCACAAATGGCTGTGGGAAGTGTTGGGGCTGGCATGCCAATGGTGTCAGCAGAGACTCTGGAGGCAGCTAAACGAAGGGGCTGCATGTCACCTGGTTCACCTCGCAGCCCAGAGGGACTTGATGGTAAAAACCAAGAAGTTGCAGGAGCAGGGATGGCTGTCGGGGCAGGCAGTGCCACCATGGATGATCGCAAGTTGAAGCTGCTACGACAGCGCTTGCGTGACAAAGACTGGCTGTGGCTAAATGCATGCCAGGGAGTGGTTGATGGTGATCCCAATGCAATAGAAGCCTTTATTGCTGCAGGAGGCAATCCGTCTCGccagctgacagcagacgaggTACTGCTTCTGGCCAGACCGAGTGCCTTTGAAACAGGTCACACCCTAGTGCACCTTGCATTACGGTTCCGCCGTGATGACTTGCTTGCCGTGTTGTTGACTGCCACGGATGCTGCTGCCAAGACTGTCAAACGCCTTCCTTGCCATGCTTCACCAGACATTGCATCTGACATCCGCCGTGAAATTGCATCCTCTCTGCGACAGCGTAAAGGTGACTTCCCCTGTTACTTTTTCACAGACTGTGTCACCTTTGCCCTTCCTGCAG ATATAGATGACCTTCCACGTCATACCCAGGATCAGCTTTTTGATGAAGTTTTGGACCGTGATGTACAAAGTG AGCTAGAGGCAGAAGAATCCATTATCAACTGGAGTATGGAGCTCTCTGAAAGGCTTGGTAGTCGTCTGTATGCATTGTGGAATCGGACAGCAGGAGATTGCTTATTAGACTCTGTTCTGCAGGCCACTTGGGGGGTATTTGATGTGGATAACACCCTGCGTCGTGCTTTGGCAGACAGTCTTACAGAGGGTGCTATGAC attCTATCCAAGGTGGAAGGAGTATGAATCAAAACAAGCAGAATCCTTACACTTCAGTCTGGATGAGTACCAATGGCAGAGAGACTGGGCAGTTGTTCTGAGTTTAGCGAGTCAACCAG gagCATCATTAGAGCAGACACATATTTTTGCCCTAGCACATATACTGCGAAGACCCATCATTGTATATGGAGTAAAGTATGTCAAAAGCTTTCGAGGAGAAACTCTAGGACTGGCTAAATTTCAAG GGGTATACCTACCATTGCTGTGGGAGTGCAGTTTCTGCTGGAAAACTCCTGTTGCTCTTGGCTATACCCGGGGCCATTTCTCAGCATTGGTCTCCATGGAGATGGATCTGGATGATGGGATGGGGGCTGGGGCAAATCTAGAGGGCAGCGATGAGGATCAGGTGGCTTACTTGCCCTTGGTTGATTGTGAAGGGAAGCTACTAGAGCTGCACTTTTTGAGTGGTTCAGAG GTTGGTAGGGAAGAAATCTTGCTGCGAGAATGGCTAGATTGCTATGTAACCAAGGGTGGACTTCTAGTTGCACTTCAGCGGCGAGGCCGTCAGCCGATGGCTGTCAAACAGATGGTGGATGAGTGGCTAGATCGTTACCGACAACTGGCAGCTTCACAAGCCGGTCCTGCGTCTGCTCAGCTTGGCATGACGCCACACACATTCTCCAGCGATGGGGAGAGCGACCAGGAATGA